From the Ignavibacteria bacterium genome, one window contains:
- a CDS encoding response regulator: MNILIADDDPVALNILQLMLERLGHDVSAVKNGNDAWNIIQQKNTPHLLILDRQMPGMLGEEICKKVREQFPAIPFYIILITGALKETSDIIEGLQTGADDYITKPFVAKELQARVQAGVRILHLEFSLAQRILELENALLHVQQLQGLLPICSYCKKIRDDKKYWHEIEEYIIHHSEAKFSHGICPDCYETIAKPQIDELKRKHSS, encoded by the coding sequence ATGAACATTCTCATTGCAGACGACGACCCTGTTGCGTTGAATATCTTACAATTGATGTTGGAACGATTGGGACATGATGTCAGTGCTGTGAAAAACGGAAATGACGCGTGGAATATCATTCAGCAAAAAAATACTCCGCATTTGTTAATTCTTGACAGACAAATGCCGGGAATGCTCGGTGAAGAAATTTGTAAAAAAGTTCGTGAACAATTCCCTGCAATTCCGTTTTATATTATTCTCATCACTGGCGCATTGAAAGAAACAAGCGATATAATCGAAGGACTTCAAACTGGGGCGGATGATTACATCACGAAACCGTTTGTTGCAAAAGAACTGCAAGCGCGTGTTCAAGCGGGGGTTCGAATTCTTCATCTCGAATTTTCTCTTGCACAACGAATCTTGGAACTAGAAAACGCTCTCTTACACGTACAACAATTGCAAGGGTTACTGCCGATTTGTTCCTACTGCAAAAAAATTCGTGATGATAAAAAATACTGGCACGAAATTGAGGAATATATTATACATCACTCGGAAGCAAAATTTAGTCACGGGATTTGTCCCGATTGTTACGAAACAATTGCTAAACCTCAAATTGACGAATTGAAACGTAAACATTCATCGTAA
- a CDS encoding thioredoxin family protein — protein MSVSVLPSPFALGSPMPEFFNLPCADGKTYSSSDFSEKKFLVIAFTCNHCPYVQAYEERIMQLQNDYLQKQVQVICINANEIQNYPEDSLEKMKERATLKNFNFIYIRDEDQSVANKFFATHTPEFFLFDSERTLRYHGRMDDNWQYPNQVQETFLRDAIDTLLNGKTIKTPETFSIGCTIKWKR, from the coding sequence ATGAGCGTATCAGTTCTCCCCTCTCCATTTGCACTTGGTTCTCCAATGCCGGAATTTTTCAATCTCCCTTGTGCTGATGGAAAAACATATTCTTCTTCAGATTTTTCAGAAAAGAAATTTCTCGTCATCGCATTTACCTGCAACCATTGTCCGTACGTGCAAGCGTATGAAGAAAGAATTATGCAATTACAGAATGATTATTTGCAGAAACAAGTTCAAGTAATATGTATCAATGCGAACGAAATTCAGAATTATCCCGAAGATAGTTTAGAAAAAATGAAAGAACGAGCGACGTTGAAAAATTTCAATTTTATTTATATACGCGATGAAGACCAAAGCGTAGCAAACAAATTTTTCGCAACTCATACACCTGAATTTTTTTTGTTTGATTCGGAAAGAACATTACGCTATCACGGAAGAATGGATGATAATTGGCAATATCCCAATCAAGTGCAAGAAACGTTTTTGCGTGATGCCATTGACACTTTACTTAATGGAAAAACAATAAAAACTCCCGAAACATTTTCGATTGGTTGTACGATAAAATGGAAACGATAA